In Gossypium arboreum isolate Shixiya-1 chromosome 5, ASM2569848v2, whole genome shotgun sequence, a single genomic region encodes these proteins:
- the LOC108458782 gene encoding receptor-like protein EIX2 — protein sequence MLETLRLGGNGRVFSVGKLEWLSYLSRLKEVNLSFTNLSNANDWSLIINHLPLLQKLNLRDCDLPSISSFSVSLTNSSTSLNTLDLSHNNLPSSAIYPCDNLFILAENQVRGDSGLNEIRKLPDINILDLGYNLLNGSISKRNSFDSDVISEAHFSNFTYLRNLDLSYTSLTLKVNTGWILPFQLSQRKHCSCKLGPRFPDWVRPQRDVLTPRFYKYSKDYLDISASGILDSLPYWFWDKFWGFSYINMSFNQISGTFPNASIHTSHLDLSSNNFSGPLQCFSLDISKMMSINLSKNKFTGSVSPICNIIGDLALFDLSNNLFAGVVPDCFESFPFLTALNLGDNGFSGSLPSSLGYLISLEMLSLRGNKFSGELPSSLQNCAKLKFLDLSDNELSREIPMWIGQKLSSLVFLSLQGN from the exons ATGTTAGAGACTCTTAGATTGGGTGGCAACGGTAGAGTTTTCAGTGTTGGAAAACTTGAGTGGCTTTCCTATCTTTCTCGTTTGAAAGAGGTTAATCTCAGTTTCACTAACCTGAGCAATGCCAATGATTGGTCTCTAATCATTAACCATCTTCCTTTGCTTCAAAAACTAAATCTGAGAGATTGTGATCTTCCAAGCATCTCATCTTTTTCTGTTTCCCTTACCAACTCTTCTACATCTCTCAACACTCTCGATCTCTCTCATAATAATCTCCCTTCTTCTGCCATATATCCATG TGATAATCTTTTTATATTAGCAGAAAATCAAGTTAGGGGCGATTCTGGGTTGAATGAAATCAGAAAATTACCAGATATTAATATTCTAGATCTTGGGTACAACCTTTTAAATGGATCCATAAGCAAAA GGAATTCTTTTGATAGTGATGTCATTTCCGAAGCTCATTTctcaaatttcacttatttacggAACTTGGATTTATCGTACACTTCTTTGACTTTAAAAGTCAACACTGGATGGATTCTTCCTTTTCAATTGAGTCAAAGAAAGCATTGCTCTTGCAAGTTAGGGCCTCGTTTCCCAGATTGGGTTCGGCCTCAAAGGGACGTCCTAACCCCTCGCTTTTATAAATACTCCAAAGATTACCTTGATATTTCTGCTTCAGGAATTCTAGATTCTCTTCCCTACTGGTTTTGGGACAAATTTTGGGGATTTTCGTACATAAACATGTCTTTCAATCAGATCAGTGGTACTTTTCCAAATGCCTCTATCCACACAAGCCATCTAGATCTAAGCTCTAATAATTTTTCAGGACCATTGCAATGTTTTTCTTTAGACATTTCAAAAATGATGTCCATTAACCTTTCCAAAAACAAGTTTACTGGTTCAGTCTCTCCAATTTGCAATATTATCGGTGATTTGGCATTGTTTGATCTCTCAAATAATCTATTTGCTGGAGTGGTTCCAGACTGCTTTGAAAGTTTCCCGTTTTTAACAGCTTTGAATTTGGGTGATAATGGTTTCTCCGGCTCACTTCCAAGCTCTTTAGGATATCTGATTTCTCTTGAAATGCTCAGTTTACGTGGTAATAAATTCTCTGGAGAATTACCTTCATCTTTACAGAATTGTGCCAAGTTAAAATTTCTGGACTTGAGTGATAATGAATTATCAAGAGAAATACCTATGTGGATCGGTCAGAAGCTTTCATCGTTGGTTTTTCTTAGCCTTCAAGGGAACTAG